The DNA window CTATAATTCCTGCATAAATAATCAAACTCATTAACATTCGAAAACTAAATGATAAATAATCAAATGTTTCGATGAAATGTATAAATATGTACTTACATGTCTTCGACATACTTAGAAGCCACCATAATTGTAGTAATGAGAAGCCTATGTACATTTCGAGCATTAATTCGAAACCCAGGATTGGTCTGGCAAAAACGATCAATATAAACATAGGCAACGACATACACAGAGGGCCCTGCTCTTGTGTATCTGAAAATTCTTTCTAAATAGGACTGAATGGTCATATCTGGAGTCTCATGGCAATCAAAGATtcgagtcctcatatctgatcCACTAGACAAACTCCATTTCTTCGTACTACTACTACAACCACTACTCCCACTCTTGGAGATGATCCTTTGGTTTCGTGCCATACTTCTTTCTATAAGAGAAGCCAACACATTAACCACTAATGGGATATTGGAATCATCTTGGTACGAATACGAATACAAATCGGATCGAAGCTTTCTAGGCGATATTATCACACTATTGCAGCTAGAAGAAGTAGTAGTCATTGTGTTTTAATGAGCACTGAATTTGCGAAAATAGTGGGGTGGGAGAGGTAGCTACAGATCAATAGGGAGAAAACAAAATAGTTAAAACCTAAACGGGTTTGGTGTGGTAAGAGATTTTGAAGTAGAGGATGATATATATACAGAGTTGGAATGAGTAGTGCTGTGTGTAGATGATTGAATAAAGAAAGTAGGAAGCATTAGACATCGGTTTGGGACATTTGGAAGGTGAGTGGAAAGAAGAAATGAAATGATTTTCAAAGATATCTAAGATATGTGTGCCTCCTATTTTGTACAACTCAAAGTACAGACAAACAGCTAAGCtttcttatttaattgtttcttatatttaactttaaaggaaaataaataaatataaaaatctcGCCGACAGTGGATTTGAAGGGCAAAAGGGTATGGGAGAAGTGGAAGCATTCATAGCTGGTAGGTCTTCGGTTCGGTACAAATGTATAGGTACATATATTATTTGGAATTGGAAGCATTGAAGAATTCTATATCCGTGTATCCAAACACCAGTGCTAGGCGACTCCTGCCTCGAGATTTGTTTTGTGTGGAAATCTAAAAATGAAACTTCTACTAATCACACGTGCAATGGCGTGGGAAGGACCTTTTATCAAACATATATTGTATTATGagaaagagaaatgctaaaagttgCTCATGGTGCCTAGCACACATTTATATGTCAATAGTCTTAttggtataattatatataaggttctttataatttaatacaatagcttttagaaaaattaatccacatattattttttaactttttttttaaatttacagtttgagtTGCTCCATGCAGGTTGTTATGTAGATTTTGATTGCGATTTAGTTGCTCTGTGAGTTGTTATGGGAGTTTCTATGTAGAGAATTAAATTTTCGGGCTctcaaaaaatcaaaataaaagtattaTGGGATTAGAATCCATGACCTTAAACATTATGTTATCCACCTTAACCAACTAAGCTATGAATATTTGTTGCTCataatacacttaaattttacttaaataaaaggcTAATaagttcttttattttttttattttgggcccccgtagaagtgtgggccctaggcgcgggcctagcccgcctatgcctagggcctaCTCGTCGTTAGGATACACTCTTACTCAATAATAATGCTCTATGTGAAATGCTAAAAGGTACCCATGGTGCTTAGTGCTCTTGTAAAGTATAAtatcacatcaaggaatggctcaacactcaattcgatatgaaagatttgggtgaagcagcctatgttcttggtattcagattatcagaaaccggaagaacagatctcttgctctctctcaaacaacctacatagacaaagtcttagagagattctccatgaacaacaccaatggggcaaacatgccttctagatatggtattcgtctatctaaggaacagtctccgactgatcctcaagagatagaggacatggcaaaaattccctatgcttctgcagttggaagtctaatgtatgcaatgttatgcactagacacgACATCCGCTATGCggtgggaatcgtgagcagtaTCGCCCTAATCCagacggaacattggaatgcgctaagtatattctgaaatacttaaagagtacaaggaatcttgtgttagtctacaagggtggtgctttaaatcccataggctacactgattcagatttcgaggcaagtcttgaagacaggaaatctacatctgggatggtgtttactcttgggggtggagcagtggtttggagaagtgcaaaacaaaccgcgatatcggactcgactatggaagctgaatacatagctgcagccaaagctgctaaagaacttgtctggctaagaaagtgcttcaccagtataggtgtcgttcctggaatggaaaagcctctggtcctactttgtgataacaatggagcaatagcaaacagtaaagaacctcgaagccacaagagaagcaaacacattgaaaggaagtatcacattatcagagaatccgtggcaagaggggatgtactagttgagaaagttgacacagaggacaacctagctgatccatttaccaaagtcttggtcgTAACAGCTTTTGAAAAGCactgtcagaatttaggattaattgatatgtactgattagttttatattagtgcaagtgagagtttgttgggttttatgccctaaataaaactccatttcaatgtaatctattttattcaacatcaataaagaaacagaagtatttttcattcatttgtgtatgttttggttcactttatcaattgcttgtctatttgatttataaattcatcttaaacccttttcacatacttgatcctgtttattgtgttgtcatcacattggaaagtaaacatgactatgtgaataatgtttcctagatttatcagactcagggttttactgatatgataatctacaacaagagtttacttgcatttggagaaatactatgttctttccagaacattggttaaagtaaagctcaggttggatgcatggagtatgcatcggaagggactgatattgaactttgacttagatttattaaacttaccgtaaaatatattcaagtcaatatcgccgatcaaatgttcttaatcttgttatgattaggctcaatcttgaaaggctattcgtgttctttgatttgttagttaagcctacttttaggtcagggtgatacgtacattttgggaacatggtagtgcaattgagtgggagcgctaacataaacatggaatctatagcttctatctgttgaatagtaagcaaaggatgatctccttcgagcttcaccaaacgaacataaatggtggagtactcatttcatataagctgaaatatcatttatacggggtcaagtgttttaaggataaaatacatagtagggtgttacggtaatctaatccttttacagtgtagatcattcatatagaggatcattgatcaaattaaaattggataactaatgacgcatctatatggtggaacatatagagcattctatatactgagagtgcaattctaagttctatgcgtggattcaacgaagaattaataagttagtgaattttagtgataaattgttgatctacttattggaagctcggttatatagacccatggtccccgcactagttgagataatattgtttttaagactcatgtaattggttttgattaatcaattataattctcaaactagactatgtctatttttgaaattttcactaagtaacgacgaaattgtaaagaaagagtttttaggggcatatttgttaattatgatactttgtatggttcaattaataaatatgataaatgacaatattatttaataattagttatagttattaaatagttagaattggcatttaaatggttgaattagaaaattagcgtttttgaaaaaatcagatacaaaagtgataaaactgcaaaattgcaaaaagtgaggcccaaatccaataagccttggccggccacttttataggagttttacctctgatattttcattattttaatgccaaataattcaaacctaaccctagtggaatgctataaatagatagtgaaggcttcaggaaaattacacacttttcattcagaaacacctgagcctctctctctaccttggccgccaccctctctctctctctcttcttccttgataatttcgaaaccccttagtgattagagtagttgccacacacagcaagcaatacctcaatcatagtgaggaagatcgtgaagaaagatttttagcaaaaggagtttcagcatcaaagattcagaaaaagagatccaggttcagatcttgataatactctgcgacagaaaggatacaagggttagagatctgaatggaaggagtcatttaattccgctgcacccaatgtaaggtttcctaaactttatatgtgtttatttcatcgttttagaaagttcatatttagggtgttaatcaacatacttgtaagtagatctaagatcctggtaaaataatttccaacaagaagTGCCAAGATTCTATCTCAAAAGGACAAAAGTCTACTCCACCAATACTCAAATCAGGGGCTGTGATGAGGAACCTGGAATCCTCCTTTGCTAATCAGAGTACAGAGAAGAAGGTCAGAATAACCTTGGAGGATCTAGAAGAGGAAGTTGCTTATTGGAAATCAGCCATTGTCTGCTATGTCTTAGGTGCTAATCCACCTTTCTCGGTCCTTGAAGGCATTGCTCGAAGGATTTGGAAGGACAAAGTTGATAAAATAGGTATGATTTCTTATGGCATTTTTATAATCAGATTCAATAGCAGTGAGATCAGGGATGAAGTGTTAGCTGGGGGCACATATTCTTTAATAAGCGTCCAGTTATTATGAAAGCATGGGATCCAAATTTCAACCTCAAAAAGGAGGATATTCGAATAGTTCGAATCTGGATTTAGCTTGAGGATTTGGAATTGAAGTATTGAGGTCAAAGGTCTCTTTTCAAGATAATAGGTCAGCTAGGGAAGCCTCTTATGATTGATGAGGTTACAAAGGGCAGAGATAAGCTGGCATACCTGAGGGTGTTAATTAAGGTTTCCATGAATCAGGGTTTTCCTGATATGATTCATTTTGAGAATGAATATGGGAATGATGTTTCGGTTGCGGTGAATTATGAGTGGAAACCCATAATTTGTAAGCATTTCAAAGGTATAGGTCACAAAGTGGAAGATTTCAGGAAAAAAGAAGGAAAGAAACAAGAATGGGTTGTAAAGGAGAAGAAAATTGAGCAGCCTAAGGAGGACAAAGGAAAAGAGGCTGATGGTGAAGGTTTCAAGCTTGTTTCAGATGGCTGGAAACAAAAAAATCAGATAGCAATATCTGACCCTCAAACCTCGAATGCTTTTAATGTGCTAGAGGAAATAGAAGGTCATATTCAAGAGCAAAGAGAACTTAATCAAGAGTAATGGCCCAAAATTGGAGGCACAAGAGGAGGGGGAGATCCTCCTCTTCACAATGGATAAGATACTAAGTTGGAACGTCCGGGGAATCAACAACTAACAAAAGCAGTAGGAATTCAAGAAATTCATTGAGAAGCACAAGGTGGGGCTGGTTGGTCTCCTCGAGATGAGAGTCAAGGCTCCAAAGCTTGGAGCCTTGTATGTTAGGATGTTTTCTAATTGATGCTTCATAGCAAAAATTGCATGGGCTAAGGGGGAAGGATAATTGTGGCTTGGAATTCAGGGAGTTTCACTATGAATATTCTATTTTGCTCAAGCCGGTTGATTCATCTTTAGGTTACAACTTTAGATAATAGAGATAGTTTCTATGTTTCTTTTGTCTATGGCTTTAATAGTGAAGATGGAAGAAGTTTACTATGGAAAGAATAATAGATCTTAAGGTGCATGAACCATGGCTATTCCTAGGGGACTTTAATGACATACAGGAGAAGGGGGAGAGAATTGAGAAAAGAGAGCTTTACTGCCATTCAAGTTTAAGGAATGTGTTTTGGAGTGTCAGCTTGAAGATGTAAAGCAAAGTGGTAGTTTTTTCACTTGGAACAATAATCAAAAAAAAGGAAGATAGAGTTTACTCGAAAATAGATCGGGTCATGGCAAATCAGAGATGGATGGGTAAATTCATGAATGCTGAGGCCTTGTTCCTTAATGAAGGGCTATTTGATCACACCTCTGCTTTTATTGACAGTGTTGCCTATTATCCAAAGTGGTAGGAAGCTGTTCAAGTATTTTAGGATGTTTTCTAATCACCCTTCTTTCAAGCAGGCTATAGAAGATGCATGGAAGGTTAATATCCATGGGACTAGTATGTATCAAGTAGTGACATAGATGAAGGCTTTAAAGCATGGTTTCAAAGGAATTAACCTGTAGGGGTTCTCATATATTCAGACCTTGGACTTGAAGGCTAAATCTAACCTGGAGGAATGTCAGGAAGCTGTGCAAAAGAATCCTAGTGATCTGGTTTCGGAGTAGAAGGAGTAGGATGCCCGAGTGAATTTTCAAGAGATTCATAAAATATATGACTCTTTCCTGTAGAAAAAATCCAAAGTAAATTGTATTAAAGATGGGGATGGGAATAAGGCCTTCTATCTTTCTAGTTTAAGAGATAGGAGAGCACAAAATAGTATTATTTGTTGTTAATACTAGAGTTGATAGAGTTGACAAACCAGAGGAGGTAACAGAGGCCTTCATGGAATATTACAATTAGCTACTTGGATCAAAATTGCAACAATGGAAAAAAATTCAAGCTGGCTATCATTGCAGAAAGACCTGTTTTGTCCAAGGAGCAAGCTTAAGTATTGCTAGCTGAATACACCAGTGAAGAAATCAAGCAAGCAGTGTTTAATATTCCTAGAATAAAGAGTCCTGGTCATGATGGGTTTGGGAGTTTCTTTTTCCAAGATAATTAAGATTTGATAGGACAGAATGTGAGTGATGCTATTAGATCTTTTCTCTAGACAGGTAATCTTCTGAAGGAAATCAATTCAACAGTATTCACCCTCATTCCAAAGGTCAAGAGTCCTAATTTGGTGAGTGATTTTAGGCTTATCTCATGTTGTAGTGTGCTATATAAGATTGCTACAAAATTAATACGTTCTAGTCTTAAGAACATCCTGCCTGATTTAGTTTCTCTTAATCAAGGAGGCATTATTAAGGGTAGGTATATAGCACACAATTTCATGATTTGCAAGGATTTAATAAGGAACTATGGAAGAAAGGTAGCTAAGCCCAATTTCATGATCAAACTTGACCTGCGAAAGACTTATGATACATTGGATTAGGATTTTCTTAAGGAAATGATGCAAGCTTTGTAATTTCCTGAGAAATTCATTTACTGTGTCATGATATGTGTAAGAACACCAATGTTTTCTCTTATGTTCAATGGAACCATGCATGGTTTCTTTGAAGCTAAGAGAGGACTAAGACAGGGTGATCCAATGTCCCCATTGCTTTTTGTTCTGGGTATGAAATATCTCAGTAGAATAATGAAGAAGGTTGGGAATAAAAAAGATTTTGGTTCCATGAAAGGTGTGCTAACATGGGGTTAAACCATTTGAGTTTTGCAGATGATGTGTTAATGTTTTGTAAAGGGGACTTCAAAAGCATGTTTTTGATGATGCAAGCTCTAAAACTGTTCTCTGCAACTTCAGGGTTGCTGGCTAGTAACTCTAAGTTAGTAGTGTACTATAGTGGAATGAGTGAGCATGAAGTTAGAAGGGTGTTAGATATGTCTGGCTCCATAAGACAACATGACCCCTTCAAGTACCTTGGTGTGCCCATATGTGCCCAGAAGATTGCTGCATCCGATTGTAGCAGCTTAGTGTAGAGGATGACATCAAGAATTATGACATGGAGCACAAGGAATTTGGCTAGGTAGGTTGGTACTAATAAAATTTGTTCTGCTATCAATTCATATTTACTGGTGTCAATTAATGTTCCTTCCCAAGCAGATTATTAAAGAACTTGAAGCCATCTACAGAAGTTTTTTGTGGACAAGTAAAAGCTTAATGTGTGGGGTAGGGTCTGTAGCTTGGGAGAAGCTATGTTGTCCAAAGAACATAGGTGGTTTACGTCTGATGCATATTCCAAATTGTAGCTCTGCTACCATGGTCAAACATGTGTGGGAAATTTAAGAAAAGAAGGATAATTTTGTGGGTGAAATGGGTGCACAATGTATATATTAAACAACAAACATGGTTGGGGTACAAAGCTTCGATGAATGGGAGTTTGTATTGGAAGAAGATGGTGGAGCTCAAAGACAAAATTAGTTCCTAGTGCAGCAAGATGTCTTTGCTGCCAAAGAATATAAAATTGCAAATGGTAACAGTTAGTTTGAACAGGATCGGGGGAAGGTTTCTTGAAGCAATGAAGTCTGGTCTAGATTGAATGTACCAAAACATAGCTTCCTACTTTGGTTAGCTATGGTAAATATACTCAAAACTCGAGATAGACTGTTAAAACATGGACTGATTGATCACGATTTTTACACTTTCTGTAATATTTATGCTGAATCAGCAGAGCACTTGTTTTCCAACTATAGTTTTGCTTCAGCTTGCCTAAGGCGATTGAAGGAATGGCTGAGATTGAATACCATTGCTACATCACTACAGAGCTTGATGAAATGGGTGAGAAAAGCCAAAATTTTCAGGTTTAAAAGGAGTATTTTTGCAGCTGGGATTGCTGCTCTTGTTTACATGTTGTGGATGGCTAGGAATGATAAAATTTGGAATTCCAAAAGGGTGATGATTTCTGAAGTAATGCAGCAATTAAAGTGGGTAGTTAAGAATAGAATAATTCTTTTGATGCCAAAAAAGATTAAACAAAGTGATAGATAATGGTTGTACTTGTTGTAATTAATATTGTATAGATAAAGTTAAAGGCCTCTCTTGCTTTTAgtttgtagaaaaaaaaaaggtttttttttttagtaatgaaattactgattcatcaaaaaaaaatatcgcTATTGATGTCATTCAATatcagtttttatattttactttaataaagattataaaaaTCGCTAACCAATTATACGATGCTATCTCATAGTGGTACTAAGAACCTTGATAACATTGAGAGCATTACtattgggcaccagtggtgcctagcaccacCTAGAGGTTACGCCTTATGATTAGTTATCGATATTTTCCGAAAGTTATTACCTTAAAGTATATGAGACCTGATACTTAATTGCGTCAATAGCAATATGACACCGAGAATTCTAGGCACCATTGGTGCCTCTTAGCATTTCTAAGCATCGTAATTATGTGGCACTTAtgtgtcaattttttttatttctagtttatttattaatagtggCGGATCTCTTGTCAAAGTTTTCTCTCGTATGTTCTGTCCATCTAATAACAATAATACACATGGCAACGAGCTCGTGTAAGCATAACCTTGTTTGGCTATTACAAGCAACTAACTattcacaaaaataaataactttatataaaagaaataaatgtaggatatatatataatatttttaaaagttacATCAAATTCCTAATCATGATGAATATACTTACTTTTAGTaatgttatacccgaaattcaaCTGCCATCTCAGTGAAGGACACGTGTCACAATAAGGGGAATAAGGATCGATGCAATCGCTTTATaaggaataactcattaattacatgagaatcagagtatatttgtaacctGCAGACTGTACGGTCTTAGGCAAGGAACTAATATACAAACTTGTACTTAGCATATTGGCAAGAAACCATATGACGCTGAATGCAAATTGCGAGGCATCAAGGACAGTACACATTGGAAAACAAAAGCGACATATACCAATTTCAAAAGTCCTTAGTGTATGAGCTAAGTGTTACAAACGGATCGACTCAAGAGTAAGTAAGCGAGGTACTTGTCTCGTTATGGGAAGACCTCATATAACTTCATCCCGTTAGCGTCAGCGAGGCTCACAACCCTAGCAAGTCAGAAGCTAACATTCATATGAGTTCTGAAGAATTCATTGTACATAAGAACCGCGATTGACATCAGACATGCATCGTTGACCTCAGAAGGAAAAATGGCCCAAGCTCGCTACTGAGATAACTTGAACCAAGCTTCTGTCGAGACAACTCCAGAAACCATAATTAAAAAACGTGATTTAAAACACGATCATtatgacccagtaaaagcgggaaaatcatagctatatgattttcaaatcATAAACCGCATTTATactacgtgatatgtaatcaaatcccatgaTTTTAGGGATGATTAATGTAAACATATTACactcaactttgtaattaactgtgcactatataattataaaaagtgaCAGACAAGATCAAAAAAGGGGACGAGAAAACTCATACAAGAGGGGCCTTGACAAAAACaatcagaaatctgaataagattgactcgtggactatgcagaattttaactgcaaaaccacgtaaaaaaccttgtgttgatatttttattcttacagcttttatttcttctttgtGGAGTCATACCGTGAGGCTCATAttggttaacaaaaatatgCATTAACAAGTCATATTATTTGCATTTTCGGTATTGGACACGTGGAATCTAGGTTAGCATTAAGGACCCACTAGTTGATCTCCTAAAAATGGTAAAGTGGGATAGGCTCATTTAGACAAGAGTTTCCAACAACGTATCACAACTCCGTGATCGAATAACCTTCCTTAGTGACAGTTCGTATCCGAAAGCAGGTCCAGTATCGTGAGGCCAAAAGGGTAAGACATCGTGTTCCTTGAAGACCAGTCTAATTTCCCTTTTTATTTCAATGAAAAAATATGGAAATACTTGTTCGCTAGATCTCAATAGAAAACCGCATCAAGGTAAACGGAAAAAATTCCTAAAATAGATATCAAGTAATTAATTCATAGTTAATTTCCACAATTGTAGGACACGATTTTGATTAAATCCAACCGAATCCAATCTGCCTAGTCAACATATCTTCTCCTTTGTGGGCTAGACTTCACGAGGAAGCCCAAGTGTGTAATTTATTATAAACTTCCAAATAGAGGGAAAAGAAAAACTAAGAGTAATTcttgaaatactataaatacccaaTGAATCCTACAAATTAGATGTTGAATTCTCTTACAATACTTGCTCAAAAAAACTCGAGAACTTACATTTATTGTATTCCCAAAGGTTTTCCAAGCTAAAGATTTACATAATAAAATCGACTCATGGACTAGAGCTAGTTAACTCCCTAAACACGTAACAACTATTTGTGTCCTTCTTGCTTTTTCtcttttgattatttatttcttcagttctgattatttataattagttttccCAAAATCTCGATAAATAAGTCAATACATCATTGATAAATAGTTGTGATTAATtaggaaattaaacaaaaaaatgaataaattacatttaaccTGATACTAAAATGATgttatttactttttaataaatatataaaatatttataaatattaattatcaaaatgCCTTCTATATGACTAGATATAAATACAGAGTCTTCTTCACGAAGAGTCCTTTCTGAAGAAGGCTTTTGTAATGACCGCATAGCTAAAATATATTGTTATCCACATTTTTAGCTTTGGACACGTGGAGTCCAGGTCAGCATCGAAGGCTCATCAGTGGGTCCTTTAGTAAAGGTAAAGTGGGTCAAGCCCATTTGGATAAGTCCTCTTAGGAATGTATCCCATCTTCGTAATCGTAAGACATCCCGCCTTCTGGCTGGACGACAATCCGGTACACTCCTAACCGTCTCTCGAACAACGCTTTCCCTTGAGCCAATATGCTCTCCAGGAAAGCCTCATTGCCCATGTATGAAAGGTAAACATTGGAGTTGCGCAGCTTGAACTCACAGATGAGTTCTGAAGACAAGTCAAAATACTCATCCCATATGGCCTGCTAGCCAGCAAGGGTTGCTCTCAACTACTCTTCACACCCCATAAGGTCAGCCTCCATCCTAGTAATAGTAGCAGCCTGCGTGGTGTTTTCTTTGTTCCTAGTACAAAGCATAGTCTCCGAACCGGAAATCATGCTCCGATTCTCTAGGTTCATAGCCTCCATCTCAGATATAGTCTGGTCCCTCGCCAGGAGGGCAGCCTCCAAGGTCTTCCCGTGCTCATAAAGAGCACTCAAAGACCCCTAGGAGTTGCCACGTGAAACGTTAGTTTCATCAAGGCTTGAAAGAAAAACAAAGTCAAAGTTCGTGTCAAAGGAACACGCTGGTCGACAAGCCTTTTTCTAAGGTTGCTTGGCCATCTAGACCCCTTAAAGACAAATTATTGGTCGAGTAACCCATGGATgtctgccctaaataaaacccctttcaatataattagatttactaattaataaaagattagaaaccattcaatgttgcatggttcacataatttatttcatgattatgtttaatgtgtaaattctattaagtttaGAACGTATATATGTATtggttcatgattatagtgtcgtcaacaGAGTAGAGTATAATCATGATTacatgttcaaaagtttaagtcccatgatttgtcagtaaacttgatttagactaacatgataATTGGCAAtaaggtatgcttacaccttaaataagtgttatgtcctttctacgGTATTGGCGAAGTTTACaagtatcggatgtatagagtatacatttgattggaccaatattgatcttagataagatatcataaacttactgttatatctttatgttcttcaagtttttcATGAAAGTTAACCAATTGTTCTGGTAGATACTTAATCTTGAGaatatggtagttcaattgagtgggagcgctaataatAAATATAGAGTCTATAGTTTCTATaattatttagaagtgaaacgatgatttccttcgagcttgactgaATAGAAATTAATGATTGAGAtcatattttagtaattatattagtttactgaaatatcatttataggtagctaagttttTTATGGATAAAtaacattgaagggtagaacggtaaatttaaccCGTTTAAGGTAGATCATCTCTAGAGGATTTTttactattaggattgtaaaaatagataatcataatgtatctatatcttCGTACATATAGTGTTTTATATCATTGAGTGTGCGATTCCAAATCTATGGTGGTGCAAggcaaaattaataagttatggaatttactttgtaaattct is part of the Cannabis sativa cultivar Pink pepper isolate KNU-18-1 chromosome 5, ASM2916894v1, whole genome shotgun sequence genome and encodes:
- the LOC115715628 gene encoding cyclin-U2-1; its protein translation is MTTTSSSCNSVIISPRKLRSDLYSYSYQDDSNIPLVVNVLASLIERSMARNQRIISKSGSSGCSSSTKKWSLSSGSDMRTRIFDCHETPDMTIQSYLERIFRYTRAGPSVYVVAYVYIDRFCQTNPGFRINARNVHRLLITTIMVASKYVEDMNYRNSYFARVGGLSTNELNKLEVEFLFLMGFKFHVNLSVFESYCCHLEREVSIGGGYHIEKTLRCAEEIKFSSQIEQGRFNQIARVML